The nucleotide sequence GCTGGAACACGAAGCACCTGCAGATAGTATTGTAACGAAGATGTACTTACCTACGAACCCTAAAGCTTTGCTTGAAGGAAATACACAAGGCTTTATGAAGTTTGTAGCGAGTCCTGAAGGCGATATTTACGGGGCATGTGTCGTTGGTGACGGGGCGACGGAAATGATTAACTCCATGCTGACAGCAAAAGTATTAGGCGGATCAGTAAAAGATTTGGCAAGGCTCATTTTCCCGCATCCGACAGTCAGCGAGCACGTTGGCGATGCTGCACGTTCTGTTTTCGGAAAAGCGATCCATGCAAAATAACCTTGTTGCTACGGTGCAGATGAGATGCTCCGTAGCTTTTTTTCAATCCAATTTCTTTTTTATTGTGCTGAATTCTACTATACTTGTTGTATACAATTCCAACATGAGGTGACATATGGAAAATCAGTCAATGGAGCTTGTAGAAAAAGAAGTGGAAAACACGTTATATCAATGTATTGATTTTAATATAGAAGAAAACTATATTGCGATGGGACAAGAGTTTGCTAAAGTGCTCGCACTACTGCAGGAACACGGTCTTATTAGTCCGGCTTTAAAAGTGATTACTGACCCGGAACAGTGTCTGACAGAAACGAGGATATTGCTCGAAAGTCTGCAAGAAGCCCAAAGAAGGCATGCTTCACGGAGAAAACTGCTGACACATCGGCACATTTTAAATGTATGGCTGAGAAAAAATCAGTATTTTCAGCGAGAAGTTTTGCCGGGGTTTTTCTAGCAATGAAAGAAAAATATTCAGATAATATTAGAATATCATTGCATTTTTATTTTTTTAGACTTAAAATAAAAATAGTCCAATACGTAGTAGGCATGGTGGAGTCAGTCAAACTGGCGTCACCATGCCTTTTTGTATAGTAAAAGGGGGATATTATGTTTATTTTTCAAATAGTTATCGTACTATTGGCAACAAAAATAGCAGGGCATTTAACGGTACGTTTAGGTCAACCTTCAGTACTTGGGAAAATCCTGATCGGTATTATTATCGGACCTGCAATGCTTGGCTGGATTACTGACAGTGAAGTTATGCAAACATTCAGTCAAATAGGGGTTATTTTATTAATGTTTTTAGCCGGTTTAGAAACCGATTTAGAAGACTTGAATGCCAATATGAAGGGGGCCGTTTTTGTTGCAATTGGCGGTGTTATTTTACCGATTGCAATGAGTTATCCGTTAGCATTGGCATTTGGTTTAACGCAAGGTCAGGCAATTTTTGTCGGACTTACATTAGCCGCTACATCCGTTAGTATTTCAGTTCAGACATTAAGC is from Solibacillus isronensis and encodes:
- a CDS encoding transketolase, whose translation is MENQSMELVEKEVENTLYQCIDFNIEENYIAMGQEFAKVLALLQEHGLISPALKVITDPEQCLTETRILLESLQEAQRRHASRRKLLTHRHILNVWLRKNQYFQREVLPGFF